cgtgtggtacccttcctcaccCATGCCAACAAGATGTTACTTCTTGTGGGGTCTTTGCCTTGAAAGTAAGTATGAGAGTATAAGTAATGTACAATTAACCTACTGAAAGTATACTGACTAAAAAGCAAAACAGAACTGTAAAATTATATTATAGCTGTGTCTTTGTATACTTGCGAATTAGAATCTTAAGTGTAACATCATTTTGTTGGGAAAACTGAAATGCCCATCAAATGTTTTCTCCAGTTTGCTGAATGTGTTCTGAAGGAGGAGTCGATTGTCTTTTCAAATACGGATAAAGATGTTAACATAATGAGAGAAGAAAAAGCAGTCACTCTCCTCCAAAACACCAGAATGTTCAATTTCTAATTTAATATAATTGTATATTtttaaaaaacaacatttatatGGACCTTTCAAGATTATCTTTGATCCAACGTCTGACTAGATGGCCACTAAAACACATGTATTTAAATAATTATGTTACAAGAAACCTATACTATTCCCTTGTTCCCTGTTTTCTCTGAAAAATACATGTAAAGATGTATAGACTACTTGACATTATGTTTTGCTAGATGACCTGAGCCAACTGTGCCTCTTCTGTGTGGAGGTTGACAATAATGAGGAAGACACTAACTGCGTAATTGCTTGTTCAATTTTAAAGGCACATTTTTAGGAGTACGAATTTGTATAAGCAGTAATATTTCTAGAGGTAGCATCATCCGCTTTGTCTGATAATGAAATAATTGTAATtcaagaaaatgtatttaatgttttaaatatataaaaaaaagtaatCATAAATTTCAGATTGGTTGTGACCGCTGCCCACGATGGTTCCACCAGTCCTGTATGAAAACCATCCCATCATTGGAGGATTATGTCTGCGCTGCCTGTCAGGACTAGGTTAGGCTTGAGCTCCAGGCAATGGTATTCCCTGGTCAACTTCCATAAAAAGTGGACTAAATGTTCAGTCGATCTGTTGCAGCTTTCCAATATTTATGTGATTTATTGTCTTTTTATATTCGATTTACTGTCATTTTGTATCTTATTATGCAAATATCGAAATGTGTATTTCTTATTTAATGTTTGTTAACAAACTTAACTTTCTGTGATGTTTGTATTATTGTGTGATAATATTTGTGTATTATAATTATTTTCTTATACATtacaaaatgtttctaaaataaatgtttatgtttcTTTATACTCTAATTTTGCTTTCTGTGGCACACACTACTGGTCAACATGAGCTACCAAAATGATTCAGAAGTGTGCCAGGCCTTGCAGTCCCAAGATAGAAACGGGGGGGGAATTTCGGCAGGCAAGAAAATGGCCTTGCCGAAATCCCCCCCCACACCTCTAATTTCCTTAtttttgtggctagagtcaaatatactgctcaaaaaaataaagggaacacttaaacaacacatcctagatctgaatgaaagaaataatcttattaaatacttttttctttacatagttgaatgtgctgacaacaaaatcacacaaaaataatcaatggaaatccaatttatcaacccatggatgtctggatttggagtcacactcaaaattaaagtggaaaaccacactacaggctgatccaactttgatgtaatgtccttaaaacaagtcaaaatgaggctcagtagtgtgtgtggcctccacgtgcctgtatgacctccctacaacgcctgggcatgctcctgatgaggtggcggatggtctcctgagggatctcctcccagacctggactaaagcatccgccaactcctggacagtctgtggtgcaacatggcgttggtggatggagcgagacatgatgtcccagatgtgctcaattggattcaggtctggggaacgggcgggccagtccatagcatcaatgccttcctcttgcaggagctgctgacacactccagccacatgaggtctagcattgtcttgcattaggaggaacccagggccaaccgcaccagcatatggtctcacaaggggtctgaggatctcatctcggtacctaatagcagtcaggctacctctggcgagcacatggagggctgtgcggccccccaaagaaatgccaccccacaccatgactgaccaccgccaaaccggtcatgctggaggatgttgcaggcagcagaacgttctccacggcgtctccagactctgtcacgtctgtcacgtgctcagtgtgaacctgctttcatctgtgaagagcacagggcgccagtggcgaatttgccaatcttggtgttctctggcaaatgccaaatgtcctgcacggtgttgggctgtaagcacaacccccacctgtggacgtcgggccctcataccaccctcatggagtctgtttctgaccgtttgagcagacacatgcacatttgtggcctgctggaggtcattttgcagggctctggcagtgcttctcctgctcctccttgcacaaaggtggaggtagcggtcctgctgctgggttgttggcctcttccacgtctcctgatgtactggcctgtctcctggtagcgcctccatgctctggacactacgctgacagacacagcaaaccttcttgacacagctcgcattgatgtgccatcctggatgagctgcactacctgagccacttgtgtgggttgtagactccgtctcatgctaccactagagtgaaagcaccgccagcattcaaaagtgaccaaaacatcagccaggaagcataggaactgagaagtggtctgtggtccccacctgcagaaccactcctttattgggggtgtcttgctaattgcctataatttccacctgttgtctattccatttccacaacagcatgtgaaatgtattgtcaatcagtgttgcttcctaagtggacagtttgatttcacagaagtatgattgacttggagttacattgtgttgtttaagtgttccctttatttatttgagcagtgtactttctGTGGAACACATCAGAGTCTAATACTTTCTGTAGAACAAACTTCATgtcaggataggcaaccaaaatgaataattaatatatgtgtgttatattaaacatagaggagggagtaaaatgtagtcaagcaataaacatttcagaacaaatactagtcgaataagacatgggagagattacgaattttggcaaagagatttatttatagaaTAATACACTTGCCACAAATACAGACATTACTAGTGCCTCCCCGCAATCAAACCgacataaaaataaaatgaaacgcagcctaactgatcagaaatctcaactagcaagtAAGTCACAGCAATGAAGAATTGTGTGCGTGCGCGTTCACgcgaaggggtgggggggggggggggattctggCAGAGGGGAGCTTTTCGGCACAACACCTGTTCTCAGCTCGTGAGCCCCCGCCAAGTCAAGCACTTAATACAAATCCCTGTATTCATACCGGTAATAGCATTACCCTGTGAAATTTAGTGGACAATTTAGTATGGACCATTGAATCAACTAAAAGTCACAAACAGTATAAATATCATCCATAGACATTAAAACAAGATATCAACACTTTACACAAAGTAACACTAGAGCGCAGTCTCAAATTGTAACAATGTTTCTACCAAGAAAAACACTGTATCCTATATGCACCAAAGTAACGTAATTTGTTCCCGCGCTCAGTTGGCGGGTCAAGGTTTCTCACGCGCAGGTGTTTTTGTTCGCTTTAGCGCAAGCTCTCGAACCTAGTATATTACTTTTAACCAAAAAAATGGTAGGGCAGTGAAGCTAGCTCGCTTTTATATTACCATATATTTCAACAAGTTTAAAACAAAAGTCTTTAGCAAAATAAGGATTTTTACTTTGATAGCCTGTTTTGTTTAGGCCAAAATAGGTCAGGTTGCTTTCACACAAGCTAgttaacgtagctagctagctttgttcGAGGTTAGCATAACGTTAGCAATAGGCAAAAGCTGTCAGTTGAACCAGTTCTGTAGCACATTTATCTTTTTTATTGTCAACCAGCAAAAGATGGCAACTCACAAGGGATGTGCTTTGAAAGGCAAAGCAAAAGGCACTAAAACCACCTCAGGCAAACCCCATATGGAGGACTTCAATGGGAGTTTCAACAAAGAAAACCTTCAAGGTAGTAAACGTTATTCCTGAAAGCTGGTAGCCTATAAATCATGTGTTTTTTTCTTCATGACATACTATCTAATAGTCTACTTTCTTTTTTGTTACAGTAGTTGAGGCTGAGACATTGAGAGGAAGGAAACGTCTCTCAGAGGCAGATGATGACATTGACATCACCAAAGGGTAAGCCAAGCATTTGTCACAaagtgcagtggtgtaaagtacttaagtagttttcgggggtatctgtactttactttactatttatatttttgacaacttttacttcattacattccaaaataaaataatgtactttttacttcatccattttccctgacacccaaaagtactcgttacattttggatgcttagcaggacaggaaaatggtccaatttacacacttatcaagagaacatccctggtcacccctacgtcctctgatctggtggacatactaaacacaaatgctttgtttgcaaattatgtctgagtgttggagtgtgcccctggctgtcaataaatacatttaaaaaacgaaAATTGTGCCATGTTGTTTGCTTAGGGACAGATCAAAATTGAGGAGGGGCTGgtccaactcaaggtgtcataaaaAAATGCACCCCCCCTAAAGTTcaaaatattttcacatgaccctccccttgtactgtaaaataaattgaaCAGCATCCCTCCTCAGaattaactcaaaataatgtttattagCACAAACAAACAATGACTGTGGTTATAAATGTGAATATCGACTTTGCCACTTCAACAGATTTTTGTAGCACAGTTGATGTCACGCAGGGCTTCGGgtcagaaggttgagggttcaccAACCACCACAGATGAGCTCACtctccctgcttgtttcattacaCTACAATCAGAACtggctgcagacaatgatcagctagggCTTACCCTGTGTGCACCTACCTTAataatggcgccgacagagagggctgccttTATTCTAGCTCTTGggaattacaagcatttcgctacacccgcaataacatctgctaaacacgtgtatgtgaccaatagaatgtgatttgatttagggGGAACTCAGATGTTCAACATTTTAAAGCCATTcataattatataaaatatatgcaacCAATTTgccaccaacaggtttctgtgccaatgcaccacacaaccaataaacaagCATACCAACTTCTGACACTTCAATTTCATGGTTTgcgttttcaacaccacaataaatagactATGGCTGCCgcacagtttggattgattgattgtattTGTCAGTTAAAAAAATGCATATATACCCAAAGATTTATTTAAGTGACCGATATTGCACAATAAAGTCAGGGACTTATTTAGATTGTGGTCCCTGTTTTTTACCAAAAAACATTTACaaatacatagatacagacattacagatctctccagagatgtttgatcgggctcAAGTCCGGGCCCtaactgggccactcaaagacattcagagacttgtcccgaagccactcctgcgttgtcttggctgtgtgcttagggtcattcgccccagtctgaggtcctgagcgctctgaagcaggttttcatcaaggctctctctgtactttgctccgttcatctttccttcgatcctgactagtctcccagtccctgccgctgaaaaacatcctcacagcatgatgctgccaccatgtttcaccgtagagatggtgtcaggtttcctccagatgtgacgcttggcattcagaccaaagagttcaatcttggtttcatcagaccagacattcttgtttctcatggtctgagagtcctttaggtgccttttgacaaactccaagcaggccgtCTTttacatgtgccttttactgaggagtggcttccgtctggccactctaccataaaggcctgattggtggagtgctgcagagatggttatccttctggaaggttctcccaactccacagaggaactttggatctctgtcagagtgaccattgggatcgtggtcacctcccagaccacggcccttctcccccgattgctcagtttggccgggcggccagctctaagaagagtcttggtgggtccaaacttcttccatttaagaatgatggaggccactgtgttcttggggaccttcaatggttcagaaatgttttgatacacttcctcagatctgtgcctcgacacaatcctgtctcggagcagtactgacaattccttcgacctcatggctaggtttttgctttgacatgcactgtcaactgtggaaccttatatagacaggtgtgttcctttccaaatcatgtccaatcaattgaatttaccacaggtggactccaatcaagttgtggaaacatctcaaggatgttcaatggaaacaggatgtacctgagctcaatttcgagtctcatagcaaagggtctgaataattatgtaaataaatatttctgtttttattggtaatacatttgccaaaatttctaaaaacctgttttcactttgtcattatggggtattgtgtgtagattgatgaggggggaaaaaatatttaatcaattttagaataaggctgcaatgtaacaaaatgtggaaaaagtcgaggggtctgaatactttccgaattcactatatatatttatataaaggAAGAGACGCTTAGGCCTAaccccagagagatagagatatgccGGTGGCAATGTACGACACTGGCATGCATTTCTTTATGTCAGATGGCTACTTTgtctgctatacagatatagACGTACAGAAGGAGGGTAATTTGTTAATGTTCGATCAGAATATTTTGTATAAAGATAATAattatattgttagattataggAGTAACTGGTAGGCCTGAAACAttcttcctcacctcaagttcaactgtcaGAGTCAGTTGGAGCGCCGGGGCGCACTGCCTTCATATCATTGGCCTGCAGTAGCTACAGCTTAATAATAGCCACACCATACCAAACCTCCACAAATGTTtctaaactttattagggtaatatcaaaattacgtcaagccattgtttataggaaggaaaaaaaacacaaccctccccaaatcACAAAAAGTTTGTCaaccctcccctattttggaTTGCCCCTCCCTCCCGGTAAATGTTGCTCTATCCCTTAATAAGGATTTTtttaatgatttatacttttatttttgatacttaagtatatttttgcaattacatttacttttgatacttaagtatagttaaaaccaaatacttttactcaagtagtattttactgggtgactttcacttttacctgagtcattttctatgaaggtgatgtatatttacttttactcaagtgtgacaattgggtacttttttcaccactgacAAAATTAAATTAATTTGACTGAGGTGTAGAACATACAGTATTATCCTGTGTGATTTAAGTTATGGTTCATATTGTTGTCATTCAATTAATATATTATGTCTTCATCCACAGAGGGGATATGATGACCATGTTGGACAGATTTGGAGGTATTAAGGATAATCCGATTTTCATGACTCTTCTCTAATCTCTCTATCCTTATATTCCATACTCTGGCCTTGCACACTGATTGGTACAGGGATTGTTTCTCATCACTGAATTTTGCTTTGCATCTATGAGCCTCTTTTTCTTCTTGCTGCTAGCGGACATCAACAAAGCCTTCCTGGCAAAACGCAAACGCTTGGAAACATTCACCAAGTCCTCTGTGAAGACCAGCCATCAGAAGATTGAGCAGTTATGGAGGGTCCAACAAAGAGACAGGTGATTAGACGTGTAGAGTGAAAGAAgggtgcaagtgtgtgtgtgtaacctgattTATATGATATCAATTCTGCAGGAGTAAAGTGACAGAAGACTACTGCACCCAGTTCAATGCAGTCTTCAACCAGTGGGACACAGATGTGCAGAAGTCCAAGGATAACGAGGAGAAACTACTGGTATTGCTCTGTCAGGCCTCTGAAAAATCTTCAACCAATTTCTATTCTCTACCTAATACAGAGTTACACTGGCGTAACTAAGGCATCtaagtgtaggtgtgtgtgttcccgGCCATAGAGCATGTTCCAGCACCAGCAGAAAATGTTTCAGCACATGAGGGCCTCCCAAAGCCAGAGACTGAAGACTCTCAAGCAGCTGCTAGAGCAGTACATCCAGGTATATTCTCTCATAGTAGACTTTGTGATTTTAAATCTATGTCCCAGCTGGTTTTCTCACGCCACCTTGTTTCGTCGTGCTGGAAGAGCCTTGATACAATGGAGAAGACCCATGTCAGCCAGCAGGGTGCTGTACAGGGCGAGCTGCGCCAGGAAATGGCACTGTTTCAGAAAAAGATCCTCATGGACACAGTAAGTAAAATGACAGATCAACTTACTAAACACATTGTTTACATGCCTTATGTCACCCGTAGCTTAGCTGAAACATTGCTAATGATACAAATTGATGTGCCATTTTGAAAATGTGAGTGTACTACGAGCATGAGCACCATGAGCGTGGACCATGAGCATAGTATTTAGAAAATGACACTATTCATCATAAATCATTTAGGTCAGATTTCaacaaacaatacatttttttttattaacagcAACAGCAAGAGATGGCTACAGTGCGCAAGTCTCTGCAGACGATGCTGATGTAAATTATTTAGAATGAAGGGAGCCAAGAAGAATCAACTCCATCCAAAGGCTTTTTGTGTGTACATATCACTGAGCTGGGTTGTCTGTACTGCTTTAGTTTATGACTGTGTTCCAGATAGACCTTTACAATGGCCAGAGACGTGTTAAACATCTCAGGAACCATATCAACCTTGATTCTTTAATCTGCAAATACCAGTAATGGTTCCAGGGAGATGGGAGTTTTGAAATCTTACTTTTTTTAATGGAAGTATGGTGTGTACATGTAGCATTGCATTTCTGTTATCAACTGCTTCATTCTATGTTAATTAAACCCTGATTGAGACGGGGATGGAGAAATTAAATGTGACTTTAGTTGCTAAAATGTTGTCAGGAATTAAGACCATCTGTTATTGTAAGTATATAAACATTTATCACAAATGACACTAGGTAGCAACTTACATGTGtgaatattacattttatttgcatTAGTGAGGGAGAGATTGTAGAGTGATCTTGTTCTTTTGTCACAGCCTATGAACATACTTGTCTGAAAACTAATATACCTGAGCTTGACAGTCTGGCCAAAATAAAACAGTAACGAGCAAAaacacagtacaaacacacagAGGAAACAAATTAGGGGCATGTTAAGAGGCTTGACTATCATACAACAGAAAATTAAACAAACTGTTTAAGGCATCCTTTTACTTATCTGAGAATGACTAGTACAATGAGAGCACTGATCTGACATCAgcaactatacacacacacacattgttgtaTGAGCTCAGTAACTTACATaccaacaacattacacacagAAATAAAAGTCAGTTTCTATTGATTCTGATGACTGAATTATAAGCAGACTGCAGGTATGTAGATGCAAAAACATGGTACAGACAAATATGATTAGGGCACAgtcagaatattttttttttgtttcacACGAAAGCTCCCCAAATCTTCCAAAACACTTAATTGCTGTATGTGGACCTGGCACAGTGCAGAACGTGCTACATAAAGAAAGTTATTTGTGTAAAGTTATTGTGTTAGAAGgtcattttaaaataaattaattttTTTAAGTAAACATGTCCTTAGATTGTAGATATAAACAAGCTTTGGATAGCCCCACATTATCATTCAAAATCACCTTTCAACACATTgtgttggggtggcaggtagcctagttagagcgttgggccagtaaccgaaaggttgctagatccccaagctgacaaggtaaaaatctgtcgttctgcccctgaacaaggcagttaacccactgttcctaggctgtcattgtaaataagaatttgttcttaactgacttgcctaattaaataattaaaatgtattttataagtagactaataaaaaaaaaaacatttagaaacaggcTGTAGGACTAAAGCTACTAATTGTCATTTAGCTGTGGTATTAGGCACACCATTGAACAAACGCTAGCAGAAAAACAACGCAGACAACATATTTAGCTTCAAATGATAAGAATGACTACTTTTTTGGGAGAATATCACAATACTTTTCTTCATTAAGGGCCATCAACACTTGGCATTTTAGTTTTCCTTGAGCAAaattattgtaattgtttttaataacctgcccagggactgcggttgaaaattagccggctggctaaaaccggcacttttacggaaacgttgattaatgtgcactgtgtttgtaaaaaataaactcaaactcaaaatGCAATGCTTCAGTATCTGAGAGGGCAGAAATGTAACAGGCCAAGAAAATTACAAACGGGTACAAAATTCTAAAGCAAGAAAACTGCTGCAAATTTTTTTACATTATTTGTTAAACATTAAACTATTTTCCTTTTTTAAAAGCAGTATTAGACAGAATATACAGAATAGTATTTCCAAGACAACCACTAGCAACCCTGCATGTGGTGCTATAAGTGTTGTGTAATGTTTGTAGCTTTAGAGAAATGCTTGAGCCATTTGAGGGAAACAAGGCTCAAGACACCCATCTTTTCAAAAGGTGCAATACTATTGTGTATTTACAATAATTTGTTGTAAGCCATTGATCAGGGGCGCCCTAAAATAACATGTTTACATATGTAATGTTTTAAAGAAATCATAATTTAAATGCAATCATAATTATTGCAGGGTTAATAATACCACTTATGCAAGATTGATAGATATGCCAGGTGAGACATTTTGAAATAGAAAACAGCACAAATATCAACACTAATAGTTAGATATTTATGAAACTGAAAAGTGAAGTTATGCAAATATTACAAAACGATCCCTCTATATATAATAAAGACAACACTCCTCCGAAACAAAACTGAAAGCAGACAGACATCCTGTGTAAATCACTTCCTATGCTCTACATTTTCTTGTAGAGAACAAACACACCATCAACACGAAATGTTTGTTTTAAAGTACAATAACACAATTATTAAATGAATAAGGTAGCACCTATTCAAACCCATTGCAGTCTTGCACGAATTTACCCTCTCTGGCACAGAGGAGAGCACTCAGTACATTTCCTATGTGACCATTCACTGCAGAAAAAAGGGACAAATCATTATTTTTGTCTAGGAATCTGACTACTGTAACaagatgaaatcaacacaaattGCACAAAGCAGCGATGGGAAATAACTTGTCACCTCATATTTCATCTATCCCCTCATTCACTCTGAACCTCTACCGGTAATAGATCCACCCCAACACATTTAAAAAGGGTAAAGAAAGATAGTGACGACTAGCAATCTAACATGAAGAAAGAGGTGGGGGGGAGAAAGAGTGTAATGGCTTCCGTGTCCTCACTGAAGGGTGGAGGGGGTCAATGGCTTGATTCTGAAGACAAAGATGTGAAGATGGGAGGCAATCTGGTTGCAAACACTGACACAGTAACGCACCAAGTCAACGAAAGACAGGATCTGCAGACAGAAAGCGGAAGAGAAAATTAAGTCAGAAAACAAGATAGCCATAACTGTAGATAATGGACCCTGTGagtagatggatggatgatgcCGAAGTATCAATGGGTTTTGCTATTAGTTACAAATAAACGTGGCATTCGACTGAAAACATGTGCCTCTGAAAAACGCACAGCAAGTCAGTGTTGCATGTGAAATGACTGATGGTTCATTTCAAAGAAATGTTCTCATGTGAACACATGCTGTAGATTGCATGTCCTCTTACTTTGAGGTGGAATGACCACCCTGGCCTTGCTCAGGTACTATGGACCTCTATAccatggaagtgtgtgtgtactcaccagTGCAATCCACAGCACCAAGTATTCATCAATAAAACTGTTGAAATACTGGTCCAGGAACAGCAGGCCTGGCCCCAGGAATGCTATATCATGTAGATGCATCTCACTCTTTGTCATATGTGCTACCTGAAACAAACAAGACACAGGCAAGAGTCGTGGTTTAATCAGCAAGCACATTAACATGGATGACATTCATTTACATCATACACATTCTTGCATCAAGTACATTTACATCAACAGTACAATGTTCAGGGTGGGCAGGAATTGCATTCCACCAATAAGCAGCACACCACACTTACAACTAATTTGTTGGTGATCTTGGCCGACACGAAGCCAAAGGCCAGGATATAAACACAGGGGTGCTTCTCAAAGAGCTGGATAGCGGACTTCTTATAGATCATCATGGCCAGTATTATTACTGAGCCTATATGTAACACAGGAGATAGGACACTGGttccctggagaggagagagaagagtccAAATCAGTGGACATTATTAATAGACCTAGATGATATGTGAGTGCAGCTTGGTGAAACAAAACACACAGTAAGGAATGCTGGTGGACACAACTAGGTGTTAAGTCATAATATACAGTAAGTCCCCCGAAGGAAAACATGGGTGgccctgcctaaaataaatattGTCAAGTGATAAACACTCATATCGCTCGGCCAACTGAACTGAGATCAGGTCCAACAGTTTTAATACACATCCTTAATTTCCTCCGAAGCTAATAGACAGCTCAGGCAAATGGATGAAACAGACAAACAAGCACATAGTCATCAAGCCAGCATCATCACCTAAAAAGTATATTGTCATATCCTTCATAGTAACTGTAAACTACATTGTGTCAAAGTTGGtaaacatttacagttgaagtcggaggtttaca
The sequence above is drawn from the Salmo salar chromosome ssa22, Ssal_v3.1, whole genome shotgun sequence genome and encodes:
- the LOC106583485 gene encoding synaptonemal complex protein 3 isoform X2, which gives rise to MATHKGCALKGKAKGTKTTSGKPHMEDFNGSFNKENLQVEAETLRGRKRLSEADDDIDITKGGDMMTMLDRFGADINKAFLAKRKRLETFTKSSVKTSHQKIEQLWRVQQRDRSKVTEDYCTQFNAVFNQWDTDVQKSKDNEEKLLSMFQHQQKMFQHMRASQSQRLKTLKQLLEQYIQSLDTMEKTHVSQQGAVQGELRQEMALFQKKILMDTQQQEMATVRKSLQTMLM
- the LOC106583485 gene encoding synaptonemal complex protein 3 isoform X1, translated to MATHKGCALKGKAKGTKTTSGKPHMEDFNGSFNKENLQVVEAETLRGRKRLSEADDDIDITKGGDMMTMLDRFGADINKAFLAKRKRLETFTKSSVKTSHQKIEQLWRVQQRDRSKVTEDYCTQFNAVFNQWDTDVQKSKDNEEKLLSMFQHQQKMFQHMRASQSQRLKTLKQLLEQYIQSLDTMEKTHVSQQGAVQGELRQEMALFQKKILMDTQQQEMATVRKSLQTMLM